A region of Natribaculum luteum DNA encodes the following proteins:
- a CDS encoding transcription initiation factor IIB → MTRSTRQRERAREMDEVEEEEEGVRACPECDSENLVKDSDRGELICEDCGLVVEEEKIDPGPEWRAFNHQERQEKSRVGAPTTQTMHDKGLTTTIDWKDKDAYGRSISSKKRSQMHRLRKWQERIRTKDAGERNLQFALSEIDRMASALGVPRSVREVASVIYRRALKEDLIRGRSIEGVATSALYAACRKEGIPRSLEEISEVSRVERKEIGRTYRYISQELGLEMKPVDPKKYVPRFCSELELSEEVQTKANEIIEKTAEEGLLSGKSPTGYAAAAIYAASLLCNEKKTQREVADVAQVTEVTIRNRYQEQIEAMGIHG, encoded by the coding sequence ATGACACGGTCCACCCGCCAGCGGGAGCGAGCGCGCGAGATGGACGAGGTCGAGGAGGAGGAAGAAGGGGTACGTGCCTGCCCCGAATGCGACTCCGAGAACCTCGTTAAGGACTCCGACCGGGGTGAGCTCATCTGTGAAGACTGTGGGCTCGTCGTGGAAGAAGAAAAGATCGACCCCGGGCCGGAATGGCGGGCGTTCAACCACCAGGAACGGCAAGAGAAGTCGCGCGTCGGCGCCCCGACGACACAGACGATGCACGACAAGGGGCTGACGACGACCATCGACTGGAAGGATAAAGACGCCTACGGGCGGTCGATTTCCTCGAAGAAACGCAGTCAGATGCACCGGCTGCGCAAGTGGCAAGAACGCATCCGAACCAAAGACGCAGGCGAGCGAAATCTCCAGTTCGCGCTTTCCGAAATCGATCGGATGGCCTCCGCACTGGGTGTCCCGCGGTCGGTTCGCGAGGTCGCGTCGGTGATCTATCGACGCGCGCTCAAAGAAGACCTGATCCGCGGGCGATCGATCGAAGGCGTCGCGACGTCGGCGCTGTACGCCGCCTGTCGGAAGGAAGGCATCCCGCGTAGCCTCGAGGAGATCTCCGAGGTGTCTCGCGTCGAACGTAAAGAGATCGGTCGAACGTATCGGTACATCTCGCAGGAACTCGGCCTCGAGATGAAACCCGTCGACCCGAAAAAGTACGTCCCGCGCTTCTGTTCTGAACTCGAACTTTCCGAAGAGGTCCAGACCAAGGCCAACGAGATAATCGAGAAGACAGCCGAGGAAGGGTTGCTGTCCGGCAAATCGCCGACGGGGTACGCTGCCGCCGCGATATACGCCGCGTCCCTCCTTTGCAACGAGAAGAAGACCCAGCGGGAGGTCGCAGACGTCGCGCAGGTGACGGAAGTGACGATCCGCAATCGGTACCAGGAACAGATCGAAGCGATGGGAATCCACGGCTAA
- the rnhA gene encoding ribonuclease HI: MPVIECDVEKARKRLEDAGVTVEPGNTEHERFRAHHGGATAVAYDDKVVIQGESPRDIEAILQEDGGRAHVYFDGAARGNPGPAAIGWVIVTGDGIVAEESERIGRATNNQAEYEALLAALEAARAYGYDEVHVRGDSELIVKQVRGEYDTNDPKLREKRVSALEILSSFDEWTIEHVPREINDRADGLANEALDGQ; the protein is encoded by the coding sequence ATGCCGGTCATCGAATGTGACGTCGAGAAGGCACGGAAACGCCTCGAGGACGCGGGCGTAACGGTCGAACCGGGCAATACGGAACACGAGCGCTTTCGCGCGCACCACGGCGGCGCGACGGCAGTCGCCTACGACGACAAGGTGGTGATCCAGGGCGAGAGTCCGCGCGATATCGAGGCGATCCTCCAGGAGGACGGCGGTCGCGCGCACGTCTACTTCGACGGCGCCGCCCGCGGTAACCCCGGTCCCGCCGCCATCGGCTGGGTGATCGTCACCGGAGACGGCATCGTCGCCGAGGAGAGCGAGCGAATCGGCCGCGCGACGAACAACCAGGCCGAGTACGAGGCGCTGCTGGCGGCACTCGAGGCCGCACGGGCGTACGGCTACGACGAGGTCCACGTCCGGGGCGACTCCGAGTTGATCGTCAAGCAGGTTCGCGGCGAGTACGACACCAACGACCCGAAGCTGCGGGAGAAACGCGTCAGCGCCCTCGAGATCCTCTCGTCGTTCGACGAGTGGACGATCGAGCACGTTCCGCGGGAGATCAACGACCGCGCGGACGGGCTCGCGAACGAGGCGCTCGACGGCCAGTGA
- a CDS encoding DUF7108 family protein has product MSDAANDRSDDAGEDELPEETVDEAERLTRLARTAVDENERDAHREKRAEILGAHEFTSRIREDEDGDVLVLHPAEWLEDGTIRTDRIEDVSRAVEIPLEGTGDPDDWSELDAENRRLVEAVREEHGDVHGDNAAALADFMGNHYARPIASATADEITEFLTEYFVRNAWPSEKQRAVVDESIRLVFETADEPVPEFGVQYRNG; this is encoded by the coding sequence ATGAGCGACGCTGCAAACGATCGATCCGACGACGCCGGGGAGGACGAACTCCCGGAAGAGACCGTCGACGAGGCCGAACGGCTCACGCGACTGGCGAGAACCGCCGTCGACGAGAACGAGCGAGACGCCCACCGGGAAAAGCGGGCGGAAATCCTCGGAGCACACGAATTCACGTCTCGAATCCGCGAGGACGAGGACGGCGACGTGCTCGTGCTCCACCCAGCGGAGTGGCTCGAGGACGGCACGATCCGCACGGACCGCATCGAGGACGTCTCGCGTGCGGTCGAGATCCCACTCGAGGGGACGGGAGATCCCGACGACTGGAGCGAACTCGACGCCGAGAACCGTCGGCTCGTCGAAGCGGTTCGCGAGGAACACGGCGACGTCCACGGCGACAACGCCGCCGCGCTCGCGGACTTCATGGGCAACCACTACGCTCGCCCGATCGCGTCGGCGACGGCCGACGAGATAACGGAGTTTCTCACCGAGTACTTCGTGAGAAACGCGTGGCCGTCCGAGAAACAGCGAGCCGTGGTCGACGAGTCGATCAGACTCGTGTTCGAGACGGCCGACGAACCGGTGCCCGAATTCGGTGTTCAGTACCGCAACGGCTGA
- a CDS encoding PadR family transcriptional regulator, producing the protein MSEAQSITGSKGIARELTAFQNNILVILAKEPMYGLAIKRELEDYYGTEVNHGRLYPNLDELVDLGLVEKSELDKRTNQYSLTDDGYEAVLDGIQWTFSKVVTGDDRAEEIHDLVDESYSND; encoded by the coding sequence ATGTCAGAGGCACAATCAATCACCGGCAGCAAGGGCATCGCACGCGAACTCACCGCGTTCCAGAACAACATTCTCGTCATCCTCGCCAAAGAGCCGATGTACGGGCTGGCCATCAAGCGGGAGCTCGAGGACTACTACGGAACCGAAGTGAACCACGGTCGACTCTACCCGAACCTCGACGAACTCGTCGACCTCGGACTCGTCGAAAAGAGCGAACTCGACAAACGCACCAACCAGTACTCGCTGACCGACGACGGCTACGAGGCCGTCCTCGACGGTATCCAGTGGACGTTCTCGAAGGTCGTCACGGGCGACGACCGCGCCGAGGAGATCCACGACCTCGTCGACGAGAGCTACAGTAACGACTGA
- a CDS encoding inorganic diphosphatase: protein MVNLWEDLETGPNPPEEIYAVVECLKGERNKYEYDKDVPGVVLDRVLHSNVHYPSDYGFIPQSYYDDEDPFDVLVLVEDQTFPGCVVEARPVALMKMDDDGEQDDKVIAVPTEDPRYDHIEDLEDIPQQLKDEIDEFFATYKNLEEGKEVETLGWEDRQAAYDAIEHAQDLYEENFQ from the coding sequence ATGGTGAATCTCTGGGAAGACCTCGAGACTGGACCGAACCCGCCAGAAGAGATCTACGCCGTCGTGGAGTGTCTCAAAGGCGAGCGCAACAAGTACGAGTACGACAAGGACGTTCCGGGCGTCGTCCTGGACCGCGTGCTCCACAGCAACGTCCACTACCCGAGCGACTACGGTTTCATCCCGCAGTCGTACTACGACGACGAGGACCCCTTCGACGTGCTCGTGCTCGTCGAAGACCAGACGTTCCCCGGCTGTGTCGTCGAGGCACGCCCGGTCGCGCTGATGAAGATGGACGACGACGGCGAACAGGACGACAAGGTCATCGCCGTCCCCACCGAGGATCCCCGGTACGACCACATCGAGGATCTGGAGGACATCCCCCAGCAGCTCAAAGACGAAATTGACGAGTTCTTCGCGACCTACAAGAACCTGGAGGAGGGCAAGGAAGTCGAGACCCTCGGCTGGGAGGACAGGCAGGCCGCCTACGACGCGATCGAGCACGCACAGGACCTCTACGAGGAGAACTTCCAGTAA
- a CDS encoding alkaline phosphatase family protein — MGLFDRLRGDGNPRVAFIGIDGVPYSLLADNPEEFPNFAALADEGTASEISSIVPPESSACWPSLTTGMNPGETGVYGFQDREVGTYDTYVPMGREVQAPRLWDRVTDDGRNATVMNVPVTFPPQRNVQRMVSGFLSPDLEKAAFPDDVRDYLESIDYRIDVDPKLGHEEDKTAFIEDAHETIDARFEAFSHYIEQDDWDLFFGVFMTTDRVNHFLFKDYERDGEYREEFLEFYRKLDDYVGQLRESLPDDATLIVASDHGFTSLDYEVHFNAWLQEQGWLSFDTDDPEELDDIADETRAYSFIPGRFYINLEGREPRGSVPEEEYDEVRDELKEMLENLEGPDGQQVVERVVEHEDAFRGDHDEIAPDLVAIPAHGFDFKAGFKGGEEVFDTGPRNGMHSFDDTALFIDDPDASIGDADLYDIAPTILELMDVEFSRGEFDGASLV; from the coding sequence ATGGGTCTATTCGACCGACTTCGGGGTGATGGGAACCCCCGCGTCGCCTTTATCGGAATCGACGGCGTGCCGTACAGTCTCCTCGCGGACAATCCCGAGGAGTTCCCGAACTTCGCGGCACTCGCCGACGAAGGAACTGCAAGCGAGATCTCGAGTATCGTGCCGCCGGAGTCGAGTGCCTGCTGGCCCTCGCTGACGACGGGAATGAATCCCGGCGAGACCGGCGTCTACGGCTTCCAGGACCGCGAGGTCGGCACCTACGACACCTACGTTCCGATGGGACGTGAGGTACAGGCACCGCGCCTCTGGGATCGCGTCACCGACGACGGGCGCAACGCGACCGTGATGAACGTCCCGGTCACGTTCCCGCCACAGCGCAACGTCCAGCGGATGGTCTCGGGCTTTCTCTCGCCTGACCTCGAGAAGGCGGCGTTCCCCGACGACGTCCGCGACTACCTCGAGTCCATCGACTATCGGATCGACGTGGATCCGAAACTCGGCCACGAGGAGGACAAGACGGCGTTCATCGAGGACGCCCACGAGACCATCGACGCCCGCTTCGAGGCGTTCTCCCACTACATCGAACAGGACGACTGGGACCTCTTTTTCGGCGTCTTCATGACCACCGACCGGGTCAACCACTTCCTGTTCAAAGACTACGAACGCGACGGCGAGTACAGAGAGGAGTTCCTCGAGTTCTACCGCAAACTCGACGACTACGTCGGCCAGCTCCGCGAGTCGCTGCCCGACGACGCGACCCTGATCGTCGCCTCGGACCACGGCTTCACCAGCCTCGACTACGAGGTCCATTTCAACGCGTGGCTCCAGGAACAGGGGTGGCTCTCGTTCGACACCGACGACCCCGAGGAACTCGACGACATCGCAGACGAGACGCGCGCGTACTCGTTCATCCCCGGCCGATTCTACATCAACCTCGAGGGAAGGGAACCCCGCGGCTCCGTGCCGGAAGAGGAGTACGACGAGGTTCGCGACGAGCTCAAGGAGATGCTCGAGAACCTCGAGGGGCCGGACGGCCAGCAGGTCGTCGAGCGCGTCGTCGAACACGAGGACGCCTTCCGCGGCGACCACGACGAGATCGCCCCAGACCTCGTCGCTATCCCGGCACACGGGTTCGACTTCAAGGCCGGGTTCAAAGGCGGCGAGGAGGTGTTCGACACCGGTCCGCGAAACGGCATGCACAGCTTCGACGACACCGCCCTGTTCATCGACGACCCCGACGCCTCGATCGGTGACGCCGACCTCTACGACATCGCGCCGACCATCCTCGAGTTGATGGACGTCGAGTTCAGCCGCGGCGAGTTCGACGGCGCGAGCCTCGTCTAG
- a CDS encoding DUF371 domain-containing protein, with amino-acid sequence MPLEEVIHARGHENVRAEHASTFEVTTDDYLTPAGDCILAIEADRAPADFDPAFVAACQDPEATITFTIEADGHAETVVGRGDPDLEFTNERSAVGRTSSYVDDRTIMVDAAFAAVGFDRDLVAALADGAEATVTLTVE; translated from the coding sequence ATGCCACTCGAGGAAGTCATCCACGCCCGCGGCCACGAGAACGTCCGGGCCGAACACGCGAGCACGTTCGAAGTGACGACCGACGACTACCTCACGCCGGCCGGCGACTGCATTCTCGCGATCGAGGCCGACCGCGCCCCCGCGGACTTCGATCCCGCGTTCGTCGCGGCCTGCCAGGACCCAGAGGCGACGATCACGTTCACCATCGAAGCCGACGGCCACGCGGAGACCGTTGTCGGACGTGGCGATCCCGACCTCGAGTTCACGAACGAGCGAAGCGCGGTCGGCCGGACGAGCAGCTACGTCGACGACCGGACGATCATGGTCGACGCCGCGTTCGCCGCGGTCGGGTTCGACCGCGACCTCGTCGCGGCGCTCGCCGACGGTGCCGAGGCGACCGTGACGCTCACCGTCGAGTGA